The nucleotide sequence TCCCTTTCTCTGTAGGAGAATTCTGAACCGCTTAAGCATCTCCTCGCTGGATAGACCTTTGGTTCTCTTGCGGGCCGCGATGATGGCCTGCGCTTTCGCGAACAGCTCAGGACTGATCACCGGCTCGAAGGCACCGACTTTTCGGATCCACCGTTCGGGCGGGCCCGGCTTACACTGCTCTCGAGGACGAAACGAGTTCCGATTATAGACGATGTTGCCAGATTGATAAAGGTATCGTGCCGCGATGCCGCGGCGCTTCAGGACGACGATGACGTCCGCCATCTCCTCCGCCCCAATCATCCGATCGTCCCTTACCCTCTCTCCGGACACCCACATGCCTTCAACCGCAACGTGAACCTCCTCCGAATGAATGGACACCTGTAGTAGGCTCTGAGAGCCCGGAGTTGTCGAATGGAAGTGGTCAACGTCGGTCGTTCACGGCCGACTACAAGCGCTAGGCCGTTGAACTGGTGGTCTCGAGTGGTCGATCGATCCGGGTGGTCGCCAAGGAGCTCGGTCTGCACGATTCGGTATTGCGACGCTGGGTCGACAAGTTCCGGCAGGTGGCCGGCATCGGCGACGTGGCGCCCTATCATGCAGGCAACGCCGATGTCGGCGGACCAGGCTTCGGAGATCGCCAGGCTGCGCCAGGAGAACGAACGGCTGCGCATGCAGCGCGATATTTTAAAAAAGTCGATCGCGATCTTTGCCGGAACCCGGACATGAGCTTCCGCTTCATCGAGGACCATCGCGACAGCTATCCGGTGCGGTTGAACGTACCGTGCTCGAGGTCTCGCGATTACGCCGGGCGCGAGCGCCCGGAGAGCGCCGTACAACCTCCAATGCTGTGCTGCAGGCCGAGATCCGGCAGCTCCATCGCGAGAGCGGCCAGCGCTATGGTAGTCCTCGGGTCCACGCCGTCTTGCGGACGCAGGGACCAGCCGTGGCCGGATCGAACGGCTGATGCGACACGGCATGGCATTCGGGCGATCATGGCGCCGCCACGTCGGGTCCGCACCGTCACGATCTGCCGGTCGCGCCGAACCTGATCGCGCGCGACGTCACTGCCGCAAACCCAAACCGGGTCTGGCTTGCCGATATCACCTACATCCCGACAGCCGAGGGCTGGCTGTACTTGGCGGCCGTCATGGACCTCTTCAGCCGCAAGATCGTCCGTTGGGCGATGCGCCATCACATGTGGGTCGAACTCGTTTCCTCCGCGCTATCGATGGCGCTCCGCCAGCAGCGACCCGCTGCTGGATTGATCCATCATTCCGATCGCGACGTGCAGTACGCTTCACACAAATATCGCGCGGCCCTTGCCGTCGCCGGCATCAGCGCATCCATGATGCCGCAAGGCCGACTGCTACGACAGTGCGCCGATGGAGAGCTTCTTCTACACCCTTAAGACTGAGTTCGTCCGTCATCGCCAGTATCAGACCCGTGCCGAAGCCCAGCGTGATATCTTCGCCTTCATCCAGGGCTTCTACAATCGAACCAGGCTCCATTCCGCCATCGGATATATCCCTCAGATCGAGATGGAGCTAAAAGCCGCCTAAACCAGTCCACTTTTTTCGGGGGAAGATCATGTTGCATACTAGCGCAGGAATTCCGATGGGCCCTAAATTTCTAATGGAGGCACGACCTGAATTTCAAACGGCCCCAAGTGGGGGCCGCCAACCCGCTTGATGCGGGTTTTCCTCCAGCAGTTGGGGGGCACCTTTCGGCTGGGGGCCTCAAACAGACGCTTTGCCAAGCTGATTGTTCCCTACCCTCGTTCAGACAACGCGTTCCGGGCAGTGAGCGCCTCGAGGCAACCCCGCGAACAAGACACTCGCAACAACGCCGCCTGTTTGAAATTCCGACACGGCGCTGCTCCAGCCCGGGGGTGACCGCAAAATCCCGGTGAGGATTAGTCTGAATGGCTTACGCGAAGATTCAGTGGCCAGCGTGGTTGAGGCGGCCTTTATGAGTAGCGCAGGACGCCTACGTCATATCCATCCACAAAATGCTCACGTCGTTCACTCCACCTGAAGTCAGCGAACGCTTCGGGATCGCCGGTATGTTTTCGCCATAGGATACCGAGCCCGTTCAAATTTAAAGTGTAAATGGCTATTTGCGCTGACGTGCTCGGTGCGCTTCTCTGCGGACTATGACCACCAAGTTTCACGAGCACCTGTTTTTCAATACGATACCCGTGTCGGCTGACCGGTACTCCTAACTAAGCACATCACGCCGATCGTCGGCGAGGGCTTCCGACCGTCTGCTCGCGGACGTGCGCTGGAGACCGGGTTCGTCAATGGCGCGTCTTCCTTGGCTCGCCTTCAACTTCCTCGATGATCCCCTGTGCTCCAAGCGCGATTGGGGTGGTTCTCACACACCCACCCAAGGCCGCGACAGATCGGACAATTCGGGTCATTCAATGCGGGACTTCTCCTTCAGGTCGCGAATGCGGATTTCAGCCTCTTCTCGTGAGGTGACGATCTCTGACTCATCCGGCACGCGTGCTTCTTGCTGAGTCTCTTGAGCTCGGCGAGCTGTTCTTCCGTGAGCTTGTCCATCTTCAACTCCGCAATGGCCTCGACAAGATCGACCTTCCTCATCGAGCTACATCGGAGAAAACGCTTCTAGGAACGCCGCGCTCAGCCCCTTGAAGGAGCTTGCCCTTAGTAAGCCTTCGGATGTGATCTCCCGGTACTCGGCATAGTACTTCGGTTCGACCCATGTCGCCTTCGGCTTCTTAATCGGCTTCGTGAGCTTGGACTTCGGGCTCACCACCGCATCAAGGGCATTCCTAAATTGACGGGAGGTGGTCCGGCTCCAGCCCGTACCGACCTTTCCCATGTTGCGCAGTTCGTTCCCTTCTTTCTTGCCGAGGTAGAGCGCGGCAACGCCTGTGGGATCTTTGATGAAGCCGACGACGGAAACTTCTCACGCTTGACCGTCTTCACCCTGAGCCAGGCTTCAGTCCTCTCGGAACGGTACGGAACGTCGGCGCGCTTGGAGATAATGCCTTCAAAATTGAGCTTGTTGGCATGCTCGAAGAGCGCCTGACCGTCGCCTCTAGGTGCTCGCTGTAAAGTACAGGCGGTTTTAAGTCGTAATCGTCAAACAGCTTCTTGAGCTGCCGCTTGCGCTCTATCTGAGGCGTTTTGCGAAGGTCCTTGCCATCGATCTATACGAATCAAAGGCGTAATACAACAAGCGATCTTGGTCCCCTCGGGCGAGTTCTGCTTGCAATTCGGCGAGTCGGCTCGGCCTTCGTGGACAACAACGACCTCGCCGTCGATGATCGCCTGAACGGGTAGGTCGAAGGCACCGGCAATGTTGGAGAAGCGCTTGATCCAATTGAGCCGGTTGCGGGTGAATGCCTTGCCGGTGTTCGCCGTCAATATGGAGTTGGATACGGTAACCGTCGTATTTGATTTTGTGGAGCCAGTTCGCGCCCGAAGGTGCTTTGCTCCTAAGCGTGGCGAGCTGAGGCTTGATGAAGCCCGGCATCGCAGGTGCTTTGGTAACCTCGCCACTTATGCAACTCACAGAGCGCCCGCCGTCAGGGGCGACGGCGGGCAGTCTACAATACGAGACACAATGCACCGCCGCAAAAGCGAATCTCTTATTCGATCACTTCAGTGGCGCGCGCAAGAGCGCGCCGACGATGTGGCGCTGAGAACTCCTGCACACCCATGTGTGCGCCGGTTTGGAACGATGGCTCCATCCGCGATTTCCAGCGCAGCGCAGCTTGAGATTCAGACCGGCTGATCGCTCAACGGGAAAGCCCCGCGTCATCGCGGGCTTTTGGGTGGGCCGGAGGCACGGTGAGGCCGAGCGCCTTGGCGGAGGTTTATAACCGGCTCGTAGCCGGTGATATCTGTACCGGAAGCTCGGACGGCTTCTCGCCTCTTAAAATGCGATCCACGTAGGTGGCGGCACGCCGAAACTGATCGACAAAGTTGGGTCCATAGGAGATGAGTCCGCTATAGGGTACGAAGAAGTGGCTTTCGAAATAGACCGCAAGGCAGATTGCATCGGGCAGCCATCGTATAATCAGATCGCGATGCACTACTGCGAGTGGCGTCCCAGTCACGATCAAACCGCCATCCGGGGAACGGGCGAAGGCTTCAATAGCGCGTTCAATCGCGGTTGCCTCGTCTAAGTTGACGGCACTTACCTGCATGCCGATGGCTGGCGCCGCGGATTGGATAAAAGCGTACTGACCGGCCCCGGCGGTTGTGTTGGGATCCCGAAGGACCGCAGCTCGCGTCACGTATGGCGCGATCTCCTTGAGCAATTCCAACCATTTACCGGACAAGTCGTACTCGAACTATGAACCCAGTAGCATTGCCACCCGGGCGCGAAAGACTTTGGACAAAGCCAGCGCCGACGGGATCAGGAACTGTTACGAACACCACTGGAATGATGTGAGTTGCTGCGAGCGTAGGCCCGGCGGACGCGCTGCCACTAGCCAGGATGACATCCGGAGCGAGAGTGGCTAGTTCTGTTGCATATTTTCGCGCGTCGGCGGCACGTCCTGCCGACCAGCGGGCGTCGATATGCACGTTCCGGCCATCGACCCAACCCAATTGTAGGAGCCTTGCATGAACGCTGCATGCTGAGCCCGAGCGTCCAAATCGTCTCGGGCTAGTCCCGAGAGCACGCCGATGCGTCGTATTCTGTCGGCCTGCTGTGCGCGCGCGGCGTGCGGCCCCGCAGCGGCGCCGAATAGAGTGACAAAGTCCCGTCGCCTCATTAGTGGTGCCTGCCAACGGCAGATAGCCTATCACACCGTCAACTGGGGCCCTCATGTGCAAATCGGTAAATTCGGACGC is from Bradyrhizobium sp. ISRA430 and encodes:
- a CDS encoding recombinase family protein; translation: MADVIVVLKRRGIAARYLYQSGNIVYNRNSFRPREQCKPGPPERWIRKVGAFEPVISPELFAKAQAIIAARKRTKGLSSEEMLKRFRILLQRKGRFSRDIIRVAPEVSIPALYQFRFGSLRNAYQLISYFSKWN
- a CDS encoding ABC transporter substrate binding protein, whose product is MSGKWLELLKEIAPYVTRAAVLRDPNTTAGAGQYAFIQSAAPAIGMQVSAVNLDEATAIERAIEAFARSPDGGLIVTGTPLAVVHRDLIIRWLPDAICLAVYFESHFFVPYSGLISYGPNFVDQFRRAATYVDRILRGEKPSELPVQISPATSRL